A stretch of the Pantoea deleyi genome encodes the following:
- the fucO gene encoding lactaldehyde reductase has product MTHRMILNETAWFGAGSLHHLPEEVSRRGMRKALIVTDKALAAAGVLQRVTDLLTAHQLAWAVYDEVVPNPTIRTVQQGVAAFRAAGADYLIAVGGGSPQDTSKAIGIIITNPGFEDVRSLEGTAPTRFAAAPIIAIPTTAGTAAETTINYVITDEENRRKFVCVDPHCIPKVAIIDAEMMMTMPASLRAATGIDALTHAIEGYLTRDAWAMSDMLHLKAIKMISQSLRGSMAGDPEAAEQMALGQYVAGMGFSNVGLGLVHGMAHPLGAFYNVPHGVANAILLPEVMAWNAPCTGEKYRDIARAMGVRQADSLPLEAAREAAVAAVRQLCRDVNIPLSLRDVGLQEADIPALAQAALDDVCTGGNPRAPDLEAVMALYRHS; this is encoded by the coding sequence ATGACGCACCGTATGATTCTGAATGAAACGGCCTGGTTTGGTGCCGGTTCACTGCACCATTTACCGGAAGAGGTCAGCCGACGCGGGATGCGAAAAGCGCTGATCGTCACCGATAAAGCGCTGGCAGCAGCCGGGGTGCTGCAGCGGGTAACCGATCTGCTGACTGCCCACCAGCTGGCGTGGGCGGTTTATGATGAGGTCGTGCCGAATCCGACGATTCGCACGGTGCAGCAGGGTGTCGCGGCGTTCAGAGCCGCGGGTGCCGACTACCTGATCGCCGTCGGCGGCGGCTCCCCTCAGGATACCAGCAAGGCGATCGGCATCATTATCACCAATCCCGGCTTTGAAGATGTGCGCAGTCTGGAAGGAACTGCCCCCACCCGCTTTGCGGCCGCCCCGATTATCGCCATCCCCACCACGGCCGGTACGGCGGCGGAGACGACGATTAACTATGTGATCACCGACGAGGAGAATCGGCGCAAGTTTGTCTGTGTCGATCCGCACTGCATCCCGAAAGTCGCGATTATCGATGCGGAGATGATGATGACGATGCCCGCGTCGCTCAGGGCGGCCACCGGTATCGACGCCCTGACCCATGCGATTGAGGGATACCTCACCCGTGACGCCTGGGCGATGAGCGATATGCTGCATCTCAAAGCAATAAAGATGATCAGCCAGTCACTGCGTGGATCGATGGCGGGCGATCCGGAGGCGGCCGAGCAGATGGCGCTGGGGCAGTATGTGGCCGGCATGGGCTTTTCCAACGTCGGCCTGGGCCTGGTGCATGGCATGGCCCATCCGCTGGGCGCCTTTTACAACGTTCCGCACGGCGTGGCGAATGCCATTCTGCTGCCTGAGGTCATGGCCTGGAACGCCCCCTGCACCGGCGAGAAATATCGTGACATCGCCCGCGCCATGGGCGTCAGGCAGGCGGACTCGCTGCCGCTGGAGGCCGCGCGGGAGGCGGCCGTCGCTGCCGTGCGCCAGCTCTGTCGCGATGTAAACATCCCCCTTTCACTGCGTGATGTCGGCCTGCAGGAGGCGGATATCCCCGCACTGGCGCAGGCGGCGCTGGACGATGTCTGCACCGGCGGCAACCCACGCGCGCCCGATCTGGAGGCCGTGATGGCGCTCTACCGTCACAGCTGA
- a CDS encoding dihydroxyacetone kinase subunit DhaK has product MTRFVMNKKDDLVDSALDGMIYASPWQNLVRLQVDPHIRIVMRRDWQKQQVALISGGGSGHEPAHVGFIGKGMLTAAVCGDVFASPSVDAVYNAIIHLTGEAGCLLIVKNYTGDRLNFGLAAEKARKAGFSVNMVIVGDDVALPDNPQPRGVAGTLLVHKVAGFVAERGDDLAAVTGAAEAASQAIASMGVALSGCHLPDEESGQRVPEGSVEMGLGIHGEPGVDVMQTQNAQAIVQHLLEKVMPGTDQRCALLVNNLGGMSALEMSLVTRDLIASPLSQPCDYLIGPAPLMTALDMKGFSVTRLTLNPLLEEAICAPVEVTGWVNAVKIAPLAPVVVTREASAQPVQPSANPSVAAMVNAICDTLIASESELNRLDAQVGDGDTGSTFAVGARQIQRECADHQLPLNALPDLLAVTGERLATVMGGSSGVLMAIFFTAAAQQLAEGDTLPQALQQGLEKMKQYGGARPGDRTMIDALQPAIEALVAGKSLAAAADAAQQGSDATAGMGKANAGRSSYLNSANLNGVPDPGAVAVARVFAALKQQ; this is encoded by the coding sequence ATGACCCGATTCGTAATGAATAAAAAGGATGATCTCGTCGACAGTGCGTTAGATGGCATGATTTACGCCAGCCCGTGGCAGAACCTGGTCCGGCTGCAGGTCGATCCGCACATCCGCATCGTGATGCGTCGTGACTGGCAGAAGCAGCAGGTTGCCCTGATCTCCGGGGGTGGCTCCGGCCATGAACCGGCCCACGTCGGGTTCATCGGCAAGGGGATGCTGACGGCGGCCGTCTGCGGCGATGTGTTTGCCTCGCCCAGCGTTGACGCCGTCTATAACGCCATCATTCATCTGACCGGTGAGGCGGGATGCCTGCTGATTGTGAAAAATTACACCGGCGATCGGCTCAACTTCGGTCTGGCAGCCGAGAAAGCCCGCAAAGCGGGCTTCAGCGTCAATATGGTGATTGTCGGGGATGATGTGGCGTTGCCGGACAATCCGCAGCCGCGCGGGGTAGCGGGAACGTTACTGGTGCACAAAGTGGCGGGTTTTGTCGCAGAGCGCGGTGACGATCTGGCGGCGGTCACCGGGGCGGCCGAGGCCGCGAGCCAGGCCATTGCGTCCATGGGTGTGGCGCTCTCCGGCTGTCATCTGCCAGATGAAGAGAGCGGTCAGCGCGTGCCTGAGGGCAGCGTGGAAATGGGACTGGGGATCCATGGCGAGCCGGGCGTGGATGTCATGCAGACGCAGAACGCGCAGGCGATTGTGCAGCATCTGCTGGAGAAGGTAATGCCGGGTACTGACCAGCGATGCGCGCTGCTGGTCAATAATCTTGGCGGCATGTCTGCGCTGGAGATGAGCCTGGTGACGCGTGACCTGATCGCCTCGCCGCTCAGCCAGCCATGTGATTATCTGATCGGCCCGGCTCCGCTGATGACCGCGCTGGATATGAAAGGCTTTTCAGTCACCCGCCTGACGCTCAACCCGCTGCTGGAGGAGGCGATCTGCGCGCCGGTCGAGGTCACCGGCTGGGTTAACGCCGTGAAGATCGCGCCGCTGGCACCTGTGGTGGTGACCCGTGAGGCCAGCGCGCAGCCCGTGCAACCCTCCGCGAACCCCAGCGTAGCGGCGATGGTTAACGCTATCTGCGATACCCTGATTGCCAGCGAAAGCGAACTCAACAGGCTGGATGCCCAGGTGGGCGATGGCGACACAGGCTCCACCTTTGCGGTCGGCGCACGCCAGATCCAGCGGGAATGCGCCGATCATCAACTGCCCCTGAATGCGCTGCCCGACCTGCTGGCAGTGACCGGTGAACGCCTGGCGACGGTGATGGGCGGCTCCAGCGGCGTGCTGATGGCGATCTTCTTTACCGCAGCGGCGCAGCAGCTGGCTGAAGGGGATACGCTGCCGCAGGCGTTACAGCAGGGGCTGGAAAAGATGAAGCAGTATGGCGGCGCACGACCGGGCGATCGCACGATGATCGATGCACTGCAGCCCGCTATCGAAGCGCTGGTGGCGGGCAAATCGCTGGCGGCGGCGGCGGACGCGGCGCAGCAGGGCAGTGACGCCACCGCCGGGATGGGGAAAGCCAATGCGGGGCGGTCGTCTTATCTCAACAGCGCGAATCTCAACGGCGTGCCGGATCCGGGCGCGGTCGCGGTTGCCCGGGTCTTCGCGGCACTGAAGCAGCAGTGA
- a CDS encoding GhoT/OrtT family toxin encodes MTLYQGMLIFYAVVALFATLITFFIAKDKLSIKLLSAFLVGATWPMSFPVALMFALF; translated from the coding sequence ATGACACTGTACCAGGGTATGCTTATTTTTTATGCCGTTGTTGCACTGTTCGCTACGCTAATCACCTTCTTCATCGCCAAAGATAAGCTGAGCATCAAACTGCTGAGCGCCTTTTTAGTCGGCGCAACCTGGCCGATGAGCTTCCCTGTGGCGCTGATGTTTGCGCTGTTCTGA